A portion of the Musa acuminata AAA Group cultivar baxijiao chromosome BXJ1-1, Cavendish_Baxijiao_AAA, whole genome shotgun sequence genome contains these proteins:
- the LOC103993330 gene encoding exopolygalacturonase-like has product MKLVLLYLCIICHGMATVDGARTNVSGGKPKSSGTFNVKEYGARGNGRSDDTKAFLAAWDAACKSSGQVKILIPSGTYFLNPIEFNGPCRDVQSLKFEMQGTLRATTDLRKYGNGKGWVEFRHVDGLTVTGGGTFDGQGAVSWPFNKCPKDKNCKVLPTSVKFVNTKDTVLRGITSLNSKFFHMALLGCHNFKGSGITISAPGTSPNTDGIHLEGSTGVTISSSRVATGDDCISIGQGNSLVTISGITCGPGHGISVGSLGRYNDEEDVKNVIVKDSTFQGTTNGVRIKTWANSPAITKVQNMTFDNLVMKNVDYPIVIDQTYCPFAKCDNSRASRVKLSDIHFKNIRGTTKRPEAVILRCSKGTPCQKLSLHNINLKNIGSGDTLSTCLNAKAEYSGKIFPPPCQ; this is encoded by the exons ATGAAGCTAGTCTTGCTTTACCTTTGCATCATTTGCCATGGGATGGCGACGGTGGACGGAGCGAGGACCAACGTGAGCGGAGGAAAGCCCAAGAGCTCCGGTACCTTCAATGTGAAGGAGTATGGTGCCAGGGGCAACGGTCGGAGCGACGACACCAAG GCGTTCCTGGCAGCTTGGGACGCAGCTTGCAAATCATCTGGGCAGGTCAAGATTTTGATCCCTAGCGGTACCTACTTCCTCAACCCTATTGAATTCAATGGCCCCTGCCGAGATGTGCAGAGTTTGAAGTTCGAAATGCAG GGCACGCTGAGGGCGACTACGGACTTGCGCAAATATGGAAACGGTAAGGGGTGGGTGGAGTTTCGACATGTCGATGGACTGACTGTGACCGGCGGAGGGACCTTCGATGGTcaaggagctgtgtcatggccctTCAACAAGTGCCCCAAAGATAAGAACTGCAAAGTCCTGCCGACG TCCGTGAAGTTCGTGAACACAAAAGATACGGTGCTGAGAGGTATAACATCACTCAATAGCAAGTTTTTCCACATGGCACTGCTAGGCTGCCATAACTTCAAGGGCAGTGGCATCACCATCAGTGCCCCGGGCACCAGCCCCAACACTGATGGCATTCACCTGGAGGGCAGCACGGGTGTGACCATATCGAGCTCGAGGGTTGCGACAGGTGATGATTGCATCTCGATCGGTCAGGGCAACAGTCTAGTGACAATCTCCGGCATCACTTGCGGTCCTGGCCATGGTATCAG TGTTGGAAGCTTGGGGAGGTACAATGATGAAGAAGATGTGAAGAATGTTATCGTAAAGGATAGCACCTTTCAAGGGACGACGAATGGAGTACGGATCAAGACATGGGCCAATTCACCTGCCATTACTAAGGTTCAAAACATGACCTTTGACAACCTTGTGATGAAGAATGTCGACTATCCCATCGTCATAGACCAAACATACTGCCCCTTTGCCAAGTGTGACAATTCG AGAGCATCTCGCGTAAAGCTCAGTGATATCCACTTCAAGAACATCCGAGGAACGACAAAGAGGCCAGAGGCAGTGAtactcagatgcagcaaagggacACCGTGCCAGAAGCTTAGCCTCCACAACATCAACCTTAAAAATATCGGTTCTGGAGACACGCTTTCCACTTGTCTCAATGCCAAGGCAGAGTATAGTGGCAAAATCTTTCCCCCACCATGCCAGTAA